A region of Streptomyces deccanensis DNA encodes the following proteins:
- a CDS encoding iron-containing redox enzyme family protein: METQVAGPALPESRGAVSAAVTRFLRGAGPPPDSRVIAGADPFGDDLQLALYLCYELHYRGFADVDADLEWDPELLRCRAALEWPFLESLRDRATRHVSARDALDDLLVEPAGDGDGGGGVGDFLQDEGELWQVREYAAQRSLYHLKEADPHAWVLPRLWGRAKAGMAAVEFDEFGGGRAERVHARLFADLMTDLGLDPTYGRYVDAAGAEALALVNLMSLFGLHRALRGALVGHFATVEITSSPGSRRLARAMRRTGAGPAAEHFYDEHVEADAVHEQVVRRDVVAGLLEEEPQLDADVAFGVDATNHLEDALAARLLTAWRTGRSSLRTPV; the protein is encoded by the coding sequence ATGGAGACCCAGGTGGCAGGGCCGGCGTTGCCGGAGAGCAGGGGCGCCGTCTCGGCTGCCGTCACGCGGTTTCTGCGGGGCGCGGGGCCGCCGCCCGACAGCCGGGTGATCGCCGGGGCCGACCCGTTCGGCGACGATCTCCAGCTCGCGCTCTACCTCTGCTACGAACTGCACTACCGAGGCTTCGCCGACGTCGACGCCGACCTCGAGTGGGACCCGGAGCTGCTGCGCTGCCGGGCGGCCCTGGAGTGGCCGTTCCTCGAAAGCCTGCGGGACCGGGCGACCCGGCACGTGAGCGCCCGGGACGCCCTGGACGACCTGCTCGTGGAACCGGCGGGCGACGGCGACGGTGGCGGCGGGGTCGGCGACTTCCTCCAGGACGAGGGCGAACTGTGGCAGGTGCGCGAGTACGCCGCGCAGCGCTCCCTCTACCACCTGAAGGAGGCCGACCCGCACGCCTGGGTGCTGCCCCGTCTGTGGGGGCGGGCCAAGGCGGGCATGGCCGCCGTCGAGTTCGACGAGTTCGGCGGGGGCCGGGCCGAGCGGGTGCACGCGCGTCTCTTCGCCGACCTCATGACCGACCTGGGGCTCGACCCGACGTACGGCCGGTACGTCGACGCCGCCGGTGCCGAGGCGCTGGCCCTGGTGAACCTGATGTCCCTCTTCGGCCTGCACCGGGCGCTGCGTGGTGCCCTCGTCGGACACTTCGCGACGGTTGAGATCACCTCCTCCCCCGGCTCCCGCCGGCTCGCCCGCGCCATGCGGCGGACCGGGGCCGGCCCCGCCGCCGAGCACTTCTACGACGAGCACGTCGAGGCCGACGCCGTGCACGAGCAGGTCGTACGACGGGACGTCGTCGCCGGGCTGCTGGAGGAGGAACCACAACTGGACGCCGACGTCGCCTTCGGCGTCGACGCCACCAACCACCTGGAGGACGCCCTCGCCGCCCGCCTCCTCACCGCGTGGCGCACGGGCCGGTCGTCGCTCCGCACGCCGGTCTGA
- a CDS encoding Gfo/Idh/MocA family protein, whose translation MTRKTVRIAMNGVTGRMGYRQHLVRSILAIREQGGLDLGDGTVLWPEPILVGRREHALKALAEQHGLDPANVSTDVDAVLADPTVEIYFDAQVTSAREEAIKKAIAAGKHIYTEKPTATGLDGALELARLANAAGIKHGVVQDKLFLPGLLKLKRLIDGGFFGRILSVRGEFGYWVFEGDWQEAQRPSWNYRAEDGGGIVVDMFPHWEYVLHELFGRVKSVQALTATHIPQRWDEQDKPYDATADDAAYGIFELDGGAIAQINSSWAVRVNRDELVEFQVDGTEGSAVAGLRNCRVQHRSATPKPVWNPDIPATYSFRDQWQEVPDNAEFDNGFKAQWELFFKHVYADAPYHWDLLAGARGVQLAELGLKSSAEGVRLDVPEIQL comes from the coding sequence GTGACACGCAAAACCGTACGGATCGCCATGAACGGCGTGACGGGCCGCATGGGCTACCGCCAGCACCTCGTCCGCTCGATCCTCGCCATCCGCGAGCAGGGCGGTCTCGACCTCGGTGACGGCACCGTGCTGTGGCCGGAGCCCATCCTCGTCGGCCGCCGCGAGCACGCGCTCAAGGCGCTCGCCGAGCAGCACGGCCTCGACCCGGCGAACGTCTCCACCGACGTCGACGCGGTCCTCGCCGACCCGACCGTCGAGATCTACTTCGACGCCCAGGTCACCTCCGCCCGCGAGGAGGCGATCAAGAAGGCGATCGCGGCCGGCAAGCACATCTACACCGAGAAGCCGACCGCCACCGGCCTCGACGGCGCCCTGGAGCTGGCCCGCCTCGCGAACGCCGCCGGCATCAAGCACGGCGTCGTCCAGGACAAGCTGTTCCTGCCGGGTCTGCTGAAGCTCAAGCGCCTCATCGACGGCGGCTTCTTCGGCCGCATCCTCTCCGTCCGGGGCGAGTTCGGCTACTGGGTCTTCGAGGGCGACTGGCAGGAGGCCCAGCGCCCCTCCTGGAACTACCGCGCGGAGGACGGCGGCGGCATCGTCGTCGACATGTTCCCGCACTGGGAGTACGTCCTGCACGAGCTGTTCGGCCGCGTGAAGTCCGTCCAGGCGCTCACCGCCACGCACATCCCGCAGCGCTGGGACGAGCAGGACAAGCCGTACGACGCCACCGCCGACGACGCCGCGTACGGCATCTTCGAGCTGGACGGCGGCGCGATCGCCCAGATCAACTCCTCCTGGGCCGTCCGCGTCAACCGTGACGAGCTGGTGGAGTTCCAGGTCGACGGCACCGAGGGCTCGGCCGTCGCGGGCCTGCGCAACTGCCGGGTGCAGCACCGCTCCGCCACCCCCAAGCCGGTGTGGAACCCCGACATCCCCGCCACCTACTCCTTCCGCGACCAGTGGCAGGAGGTGCCCGACAACGCCGAGTTCGACAACGGCTTCAAGGCACAGTGGGAGCTGTTCTTCAAGCACGTCTACGCCGACGCGCCCTACCACTGGGACCTGCTGGCCGGCGCGCGCGGCGTCCAGCTCGCCGAACTGGGCCTGAAGTCCTCCGCCGAGGGCGTCCGTCTCGACGTACCGGAGATCCAGCTGTGA
- a CDS encoding LacI family DNA-binding transcriptional regulator, with protein sequence MTVTLADVAARAQVSPATVSRVLNGNYPVAASTRERVLKAVDELDYVLNGPASALAAATSDLVGILVNDIADPFFGIMAAAIQSEIGGPGGRAGGERLGVVCNTGGSPERELTYLTLLQRQRAAAVVLTGGAIEDPAHLAAVGNKLRKLAEAGTRVVLCGRPPTPEAIAITFDNRGGGQVLTEHLIGLGHRRLGYIAGPEERTTTRHRLEGHRAALAAAGIEDDPRWTVYGRYDRLSGYEATLELLRRDPSLTAVVAANDTVALGACAALRDSGLRIPDDVSVAGFDDLPFSIDAVPALTTVRLPLSDAGARAGRIAMGREEPPPGGIATVRGELMVRGSSGVPREG encoded by the coding sequence ATGACTGTGACCCTGGCGGACGTGGCGGCCCGTGCTCAGGTGTCGCCCGCGACCGTCTCCCGGGTGCTCAACGGGAACTATCCGGTGGCCGCGTCCACGCGCGAGCGGGTGCTGAAGGCTGTCGACGAGCTGGACTACGTCCTCAACGGACCCGCCAGCGCGCTCGCCGCCGCCACCTCCGACCTGGTCGGCATCCTGGTGAACGACATCGCCGACCCCTTCTTCGGGATCATGGCCGCGGCCATCCAGTCCGAGATCGGGGGGCCCGGCGGGCGCGCGGGCGGGGAGCGGCTGGGCGTGGTGTGCAATACGGGCGGCTCCCCGGAGCGCGAGCTGACGTATCTCACGCTGCTCCAGCGGCAGCGGGCCGCGGCCGTGGTGCTGACCGGTGGGGCCATCGAGGACCCGGCGCACCTGGCCGCCGTCGGCAACAAGCTGCGGAAGCTGGCGGAGGCCGGGACGCGTGTGGTGCTGTGCGGGCGGCCGCCCACGCCGGAGGCCATCGCGATCACCTTCGACAACCGGGGCGGCGGCCAGGTGCTGACGGAGCACCTGATCGGGCTGGGGCACCGGCGCCTCGGGTACATCGCCGGGCCGGAGGAGCGGACGACGACCCGCCACCGGCTGGAGGGGCATCGCGCGGCGCTGGCGGCGGCCGGCATCGAGGACGACCCCAGATGGACCGTGTACGGCCGCTACGACCGGCTCTCCGGGTACGAGGCGACGCTGGAGCTGTTGCGCCGGGACCCCTCCCTGACGGCCGTGGTCGCCGCCAACGACACGGTGGCGCTGGGCGCTTGCGCGGCGCTCCGCGACTCCGGGCTGCGCATCCCCGACGACGTGTCGGTGGCCGGGTTCGACGACCTGCCGTTCAGCATCGACGCGGTGCCCGCCCTGACGACGGTACGGCTGCCGCTGTCGGACGCGGGGGCGCGGGCCGGGCGGATCGCCATGGGGCGCGAGGAGCCGCCGCCGGGCGGGATCGCCACGGTGCGGGGGGAGTTGATGGTGCGGGGGTCCAGCGGGGTGCCTCGGGAGGGATGA
- a CDS encoding dihydrodipicolinate synthase family protein has protein sequence MTIQLPDGNGGFKTYAPRTEPLAVSPGTPLTSRTVFSAAHVVADPFADVSPDSPAAVDWDATLAFRRHLWSHGLGVAEAMDTAQRGMGLDWAGAAELIRRSAAEAKAVGGRIACGVGTDQLTGPASLPEIRKAYEEQLALVEESGAQAILMASRALAAAASGPEDYLEVYGHLLRQAAEPVVLHWLGPMFDPALEGYWGSSDLDTATETFLAVIAAHPDKVDGIKVSLLDAQREIDIRRRLPQGVRCYTGDDFNYPELIAGDEKGFSHALLGIFDPLGPLAAQAVRVLDTGDVKGFRELLDPTVELSRHLFQTPTRFYKTGVVFLAWLAGHQSHFTMVGGLQSARSLPHFARAYELADGLGLFPDPALAEKRMKNLLSLYGVDQ, from the coding sequence GTGACGATCCAACTCCCGGACGGGAACGGCGGGTTCAAGACCTACGCCCCCCGGACCGAACCCCTGGCGGTGTCCCCGGGCACCCCCCTCACCTCCCGCACGGTCTTCTCGGCGGCGCACGTCGTCGCGGACCCCTTCGCGGACGTGTCCCCGGACTCGCCCGCCGCCGTCGACTGGGACGCGACCCTCGCCTTCCGCCGCCACCTGTGGTCGCACGGCCTGGGCGTCGCCGAGGCGATGGACACCGCGCAGCGCGGCATGGGCCTCGACTGGGCGGGCGCGGCGGAGCTGATCCGCCGCAGTGCCGCCGAGGCGAAGGCGGTCGGCGGCCGGATCGCCTGCGGCGTGGGCACCGACCAGCTCACGGGCCCCGCCTCCCTGCCGGAGATCCGCAAGGCGTACGAGGAGCAGCTGGCGCTCGTCGAGGAGTCGGGCGCCCAGGCGATCCTGATGGCCTCGCGCGCGCTGGCTGCGGCGGCCTCGGGCCCCGAGGACTACCTGGAGGTCTACGGCCACCTGCTCCGGCAGGCCGCCGAGCCGGTCGTCCTGCACTGGCTCGGCCCCATGTTCGACCCGGCGCTGGAGGGCTACTGGGGCTCGTCGGACCTGGACACGGCCACGGAGACCTTCCTCGCCGTGATCGCCGCCCACCCCGACAAGGTCGACGGCATCAAGGTCTCCCTGCTGGACGCCCAGCGCGAGATCGACATCCGCCGCCGGCTCCCGCAGGGCGTCCGCTGCTACACCGGCGACGACTTCAACTACCCCGAGCTGATCGCGGGCGACGAGAAGGGCTTCAGCCACGCGCTGCTCGGCATCTTCGACCCGCTGGGCCCGCTGGCGGCTCAGGCGGTCCGCGTCCTGGACACGGGTGACGTGAAGGGCTTCCGGGAGCTCCTGGACCCGACCGTCGAACTGTCCCGCCACCTCTTCCAGACCCCGACCCGCTTCTACAAGACGGGCGTGGTCTTCCTGGCGTGGCTGGCCGGGCACCAGTCGCACTTCACGATGGTCGGCGGCCTGCAGTCGGCCCGTTCCCTGCCGCACTTCGCGCGGGCCTACGAACTCGCCGACGGCCTGGGCCTGTTCCCGGACCCGGCGCTGGCGGAGAAACGGATGAAGAACCTGCTCTCCCTGTACGGAGTGGACCAGTGA
- a CDS encoding sugar phosphate isomerase/epimerase family protein — protein MTVKQLSMPELVEGCVELGITGVGLWREPVAAHGLDATAKLVRDAGLAVTTLCRGGFFTAIDPAERAAALADNRKAIDEAATLGTDTLVLVSGGLPSGSKDLHGARERIADALSELGPYAASNGVRLAIEPLHPMFASDRCVVSTLSQALDIAERFPADQVGVTVDTYHIWWDDTAPAAIARAGASGRIHTFQLADWITPLPQGVLTGRGQIGDGAIDMREWKSYVEAAGYTGPIEVELFNDDLWAGDGRELLAQTARRFVEHAA, from the coding sequence ATGACGGTCAAGCAGCTGTCGATGCCCGAACTGGTCGAGGGCTGCGTGGAGTTGGGCATCACGGGTGTGGGCCTGTGGCGCGAGCCGGTGGCGGCGCACGGCCTGGATGCGACGGCCAAGCTGGTCCGCGACGCGGGCCTCGCGGTCACCACCCTCTGCCGGGGCGGCTTCTTCACGGCGATCGACCCGGCGGAGCGGGCGGCGGCCCTGGCCGACAACCGCAAGGCGATCGACGAGGCGGCGACGCTCGGCACGGACACGCTGGTGCTGGTCTCGGGCGGTCTCCCGTCCGGTTCGAAGGACCTGCACGGCGCGCGCGAGCGCATCGCGGACGCCCTGTCGGAACTGGGCCCGTACGCGGCCTCGAACGGCGTGCGCCTCGCGATCGAGCCCCTGCACCCGATGTTCGCCTCGGACCGCTGCGTGGTGTCGACGCTCTCCCAGGCGCTGGACATCGCGGAACGCTTCCCGGCGGACCAGGTGGGCGTGACGGTCGACACGTACCACATCTGGTGGGACGACACGGCCCCGGCGGCGATCGCCCGCGCGGGTGCCTCCGGCCGCATCCACACCTTCCAACTCGCCGACTGGATCACCCCGTTGCCCCAGGGCGTCCTGACCGGCCGGGGCCAGATCGGCGACGGCGCGATCGACATGCGCGAGTGGAAGTCCTACGTCGAGGCGGCGGGCTACACGGGTCCCATCGAGGTCGAACTCTTCAACGACGACCTGTGGGCGGGCGACGGCCGCGAGCTGCTGGCGCAGACGGCCCGACGCTTCGTGGAGCACGCGGCGTAG
- a CDS encoding SAM-dependent methyltransferase, with protein MNDDPSTATGTGTETGTGRGARPRPRIDTSKPHSARFWNYFVGGKDYYEVDREIGDHIKQIFPGLVDVAVTSRHFLGRAVRYLADEQGVRQFLDVGTGLPTADNTHEVAQRAAPDARIVYVDNDPIVLAHADALLAGTPEGRTVYLNADLYAPETILEAAADTLDLSQPVGLMILNTLGHVADHDQARDLVSRLMAGLPSGSHLVISDSTATSEGMIAASEAYNASGAVPYHVRSVAEIAAFFDGLDLADPGVVRVPEWRPDHRNPADAASAVDAYCGVGRKP; from the coding sequence GTGAACGACGACCCCTCGACCGCAACCGGAACTGGAACCGAGACCGGAACCGGTAGGGGTGCCCGGCCCCGCCCCCGTATCGACACCAGCAAGCCGCACTCGGCGCGCTTCTGGAACTACTTCGTCGGCGGCAAGGACTACTACGAGGTCGACCGGGAGATCGGGGACCACATCAAGCAGATCTTCCCGGGTCTCGTCGACGTGGCCGTCACCAGCCGGCACTTCCTGGGCCGCGCCGTCCGCTACCTGGCCGACGAGCAGGGCGTACGTCAGTTCCTGGACGTCGGCACCGGGCTGCCGACCGCCGACAACACCCACGAGGTCGCCCAGCGCGCCGCCCCCGACGCCCGGATCGTGTACGTCGACAACGACCCGATCGTGCTGGCCCACGCGGACGCCCTGCTCGCCGGCACCCCCGAGGGCCGCACGGTCTACCTGAACGCCGACCTCTACGCCCCCGAGACCATCCTGGAGGCGGCGGCCGACACGCTCGACCTCTCCCAGCCGGTCGGTCTGATGATCCTCAACACGCTCGGCCATGTCGCCGACCACGACCAGGCACGCGACCTGGTGAGCCGCCTGATGGCGGGCCTGCCGTCGGGGAGCCACCTGGTGATCAGCGACAGCACCGCCACGAGCGAGGGCATGATCGCCGCGTCGGAGGCGTACAACGCGAGCGGCGCGGTGCCGTACCACGTCCGCAGCGTCGCCGAGATCGCCGCCTTCTTCGACGGCCTCGACCTGGCGGACCCGGGCGTCGTCCGGGTGCCCGAGTGGCGCCCCGACCACAGGAACCCGGCCGACGCCGCCTCGGCTGTCGACGCGTACTGCGGGGTGGGGCGCAAGCCGTGA
- a CDS encoding CsbD family protein, whose product MAAKDKGSMDKIKGKAKEMTGKVTGDRAQQAEGKMQQARGEAKKVKGKAQERVQERTREAQRPARRAGI is encoded by the coding sequence ATGGCCGCCAAGGACAAGGGCAGCATGGACAAGATCAAGGGCAAGGCCAAGGAGATGACCGGGAAGGTCACCGGCGATCGCGCGCAGCAGGCCGAGGGCAAGATGCAGCAGGCGCGCGGCGAGGCGAAGAAGGTGAAGGGCAAGGCGCAGGAGCGCGTGCAGGAGCGTACGCGGGAGGCGCAGCGCCCGGCGCGACGCGCCGGCATCTGA